Sequence from the Coturnix japonica isolate 7356 chromosome Z, Coturnix japonica 2.1, whole genome shotgun sequence genome:
CCTCTGACATCCTGCAGGAGGCCAGAGTGCATCTCATTGACATCCAGATCTGCAACAGCAGCCGCTGGTACGGCGGGGCCGTGCACAGCCACAACATCTGTGCTGGGTACCCGCAGGGCGGCGTCGACACCTGCCAGGTAGGAGCTGCACCccaacacagcactgtgctctgcatgcAAACCACCCCCCAATAACACTCTGTGCTTCACTGCAGGGCGACAGCGGCGGCCCCTTGATGTGCAGGGATAGACACGCTGACTTCTTCTGGCTCATTGGTGTGACCAGCTGGGGGAGAGGCTGCGGTAGAGCACATCAGCCTGGAATCTACG
This genomic interval carries:
- the LOC107306627 gene encoding acrosin-like; translation: MSQGSGCLPDFSLRVLELTECYVAGWGHTELRSAAPAKASDILQEARVHLIDIQICNSSRWYGGAVHSHNICAGYPQGGVDTCQGDSGGPLMCRDRHADFFWLIGVTSWGRGCGRAHQPGIYASTQHFYNWILTQLRAAAHPTSRSWSHYTTASSHYHGQYVAPT